Genomic DNA from Shouchella patagoniensis:
GATTTATCATATGGAAAATCAAGAGTTGAATCGCTATGTCGGTGACTATGACCATTTCCTTGACGTGCATGAAATGAAAAAGCAACAACTAGAAGCCGCTTATAAGCGCCAACAACAAGAGATGTCCCAACTAAAAGATTTTGTGGCCCGCAACAAAGCACGTGTTTCCACACGGAACATGGCGATGTCGAGACAGAAGAAGTTAGACAAGATGGATGTCATTGAACTGGCAAAAGACAAACCAAAGCCGGAATTTAACTTCAAAGAAGCAAGAACGACTAGTAAGTTGATTTTTGAAACCAATGAGTTGGTGATTGGATACGATGAGCCATTATCAAAACCACTAAATTTACGGATGGAACGGGGCCAAAAAATTGCTTTAGTTGGAGCTAACGGAATAGGGAAAACAACCCTTCTGAAAAGCCTGCTTGGCATAAATAAGCCCATCTCCGGTACAGTGGAACGTGGCGATTACCAGGAAATTGGCTACTTTGAACAAGAAGTAAAGGACTCTACGAATACGTGTATTGAAGAAATCTGGCAAGAATTTTCTTGGCTTGGACAAGGGGAAGTGCGCTCAGCTCTTGCAAAATGTGGCTTAACGACCAAGCATATTGAAAGCAAGATTGTTGTGTTAAGTGGGGGAGAAAAAGCAAAAGTACGCTTATGTAAATTAATCAATCGCTCATCAAACATCCTAGTGCTTGATGAGCCAACAAACCACTTAGACGTTGATGCGAAAGCCGAGCTAAAGCGTGCCTTAAAGGCATATAAAGGCAGCATCTTGCTTATTTCCCATGAACCCGAGTTTTACCAAGACATCGTAACGGAAACATGGAATTGTGAAAACTGGACAACAAAGCTTGTTTAATAAGAAAATGGATAAACGAAAAGAGCCACACATTGATAACCCGATGTGTGGCCTTTTTTGTCGTTATTCTTGAATGAAATCAACATACGCATCATCATTTCCAAGCAAAGCGGATAACCTAGTTAACTGATGAGTTAGCGTATCTAATACATCAATGCCCAACCAATCCCCAGGTAAGAACTCTGGTGGCAACATAGGGTCTGAATGTAATAATTCGTCTTTCATGTCTTTTAAACGTAAGTAATGGTATCGCTTTTTTTACAGAGCTTTTTGATTCATTTAACAAATATCGAATACTGTTAGTTGTTTACGTACAACCTATGCGATAAGCTTTAATAAGCAATATGTGTAAGGATTGTCTTGTATGTATTGACAGTCAAGAAGAGTGTGAGGAAAAAAGGAGAGAAACAACAATGACAACTTTTTATCAAGCAATTGAAAACCGACGTTCTTATTACGCAGTGAGTAAAGAAGAAGTGGTTTCATCTGAACGCATTCAGGAAATCGTTGAGCATGCTGTAAAATATGTTCCTTCTGCTTTTAATTCGCAATCAGCACGTGTATTGGTTCTTTTCGCGAATGAACATGATGCTTTTTGGGACAACACAACGGCTCTATTAAAGGATATTGTGGGAGACGGCGATTTTTCAGGAACGCAAGCAAAAATGGATGGCTTTAAAGCTGGTTCTGGGACTGTCTTGTTTTTTGAAGATCAAACAGTTGTTGAAGACTTACAAGAATCGTTTGCGCTTTATGCCGACAACTTCCCAGTTTGGTCCGAACAATCTTCTGGCATGCTTCAATTTGCCATTTGGACGGCTCTTGAATTGGAAGGTCTAGGTGCTTCGTTGCAACACTACAACCCAATTGTAGACGAAATGGTGGCAAGTAAATGGGATATTCCTAAATCGTGGAAGCTTCGTGCCCAAATGCCATTTGGCAAACCAGCTCAAGACGTTGGTGAGAAAGAATTTAAACCATTAGAAGACCGCGTAAAGATTGCCAAATAAAGAATAGATATGTAAAAAAAGAGCCATTGGCTCTTTTTTTGTATGCTTAAGTCTATAAAATTTGGATGGTTTAATTATGATAGAAAGTACAAACTAATGATTTTGCAAAAATTTAACCAAGAAGCGTTCGCCGTCAATGAAACGATATATCAAGATTCTTATCCATTTACTATTGATGCTAGAACAACAGAAGACCTTGAACTTTCCATTGAAGTGCTTAAGGAAACAAAACAAGTATCCATGAAAGTAGGTTCACAACTACAGAGGACACATGTTATTATCTTTGTTATCTCCGCAATTCTATTTTTCATAACGGGACTCCGTATCTCGCTTAAGGAATTAAATAACCAGAGTCAAGGTCTTAACCTTGGCTATTTTTAAATGCATTGAGGCCCCTAATGGGTTGTAAACATACAAAATCGTTCTAGAATGCGGCTTGAATAAGCTCACAGATTCCTTTTAATTACATATTATAAAAGGCGCTCATTTTTTAGTGGAAGGAGGGAATTTTGTGAGTAAGTGTAGTAAATGCGCAAATAAAATTTGCCGATGTGCTAATATTCAGCATTTTGAACGACCTTCTCGTTTGGTATGTCCAAATTGTCCAACTGGGGCTACGGGTCCTACGGGTGCCACTGGTCCCTCTGGTGGAATTCCTGGTGGGACGGGAGCCACCGGAGCCACCGGAGCCACCGGAGCCACCGGAGCCACCGGAGTAACGGGAGATACAGGAGCAACGGGAGTAACAGGAGAAATAGGAGCCACCGGAGCCACAGGAGTAACCGGAGCAACCGGAGAAATAGGAGCAACGGGAGATACAGGAGCAACCGGGGCAACAGGAGAAATAGGAGCCACCGGAGTAACGGGAGCAACCGGGGCAACAGGAGAAATAGGAGCCACCGGAGTAACGGGAGCAACTGGAGCAACCGGGGCAACAGGAGAAATAGGAGTCACCGGAGTAACGGGAGCAACTGGAGCAACAGGAGAAATAGGAGCCACCGGAGTAACGGGAGATACAGGAGTAACAGGAGTAACAGGAGCAACCGGGGCAACAGGAGAAATAGGAGCCACGGGAGTAACGGGAACAACTGGAGCGACTGGAGCGACTGGAGATATAGGAGCAACAGGAGCAACCGGAGCAACCGGGGCAACAGGAGAAATAGGAGCAACAGGAGCAACCGGGGCAACGGGAGAAATAGGAGCCACCGGGGCAACAGGAGAAATAGGAGCAACGGGAGCAACAGGAGAAATAGGAGCCACCGGAGCCACGGGAGTAACAGGAGATACAGGAGTTACCGGGGCAACAGGAGCAACAGGAGCAACGGGAGCAACAGGAGAAATAGGAGCCACCGGGGCAACAGGAGAAATAGGAGCCACCGGAGTAACGGGAGATACAGGAGTAACAGGAGCAACCGGGGCAACAGGAGTTACAGGAACAGGTTTGGCTGAGTATGGGTATATTTATAATCTGAGTGCTCAGACAGTCGCTATCGAAGCGGATGTAATCTTCGATACAAATGGTATTCTTACACCAGGGATCACTCATACACCAGGTACAACTCAAATTGTCATAACTACCCCAGGCGACTATGAGATATCCTTTTCTGTATCAGGAGTTGAACCGAACCAATTTGCATTATTTTTAAATGGCGCTGAAATCCCAGGAACTGTGTATGGGTCTGGAGCAGGAACACAACAAAACAATGGAGAAGTTATAGCAACCATTTCAGCAGGAGACGTTCTTACCCTTAGAAACCACACTTCGGCAGCGGCAGTCACACTACAAACTTTAGCTGGTGGTACACAAACAAACGTAAACGCATCTGTAACGCTCAAAAAACTGGATTAATTAACAGGACTTAGCGGTTAGCTAACTTATTAAGATAACGAATGGTAACGTTTTTTAATTCTATTTTTTTATGAGTGTTGATCTATTTTGTGCGTTTTATTATTTGTCGGACCCTAACCACAGATTGTTCAATATCTATGACAAGGGGAATACGACAGATACACTCAATGGTGATGTTTCCATTTATACAAAAACATCTAACACTAATGCACCCCAAATTGGTAGACGCAACTAGCAATTGGAGGTGCATTTTTTAAAACCGAGGATGAGTTGGATTCCTTTTAATGCAGATAGAACATTTTTATCGTGATATAGCTTCTTTTAACAGAATTAGATAGGATACATAGGAAATCCCCCTTCTTTTTGAGTAATCGCACCAAAAAAAAGAGGGATTTACAGTAGTGCCAACAAATTACGATTTGTCATTTGTAGAATTGGCTCAATGTGCGTGCTTAGTCCATACGTATACTTGGGTGTTGAACCTGTCATTAGTGTTTTCTTCACCAAATCTTCTGCATGAAGTTCGCTGAGTCGTGTTGAGAGAATACGCGGCGTTGCCGTTTGCAACAATTGACGTATAGCATTAAATTCATTGTAGTGAAAGTGGAGGGCGATTAACACTGGCCAATTCCACGCTTTCGCAGCAAGGAACCCATGGCTCATCTGATGTTCAGAATGTGAGATGACAAGGGCAGCTTCTTTCATGAAGCGTCCTTTCTCGGTAAGTTGGTATTCAGGAAGCAATGGATGGTTTCGCTCAAAAGGAGATAAGTGGTGAACAAGCCCTGATTCTGTCATCATTTTTAAATTGCTGCTGAGCCTAGAGGGCGCGATCTGCAAGTTGTTTTTTAACGGGGTGAATCTGCCCCCAGATTCATCTAATGACAGTAGTATGGGAATGGTCCATCTTCCAGAGAGTTCTTTCGTGATGTGAACGATTTGAGCGACTTGTTCCATTACGACACCATAAGTGTTTGGGATAATTCCAGATTATGTCCGTCTGGATCTTTAAACGAAATCAGCTTCACATAACCAGGAATCGTAGAAACGTCTCCGTTAAATGTAATTCCCTTTCTCTTTAGTTCTTTGACGGCATCCTCTATGTCCTCTACTTCGAAAACTGCCGCTGCTGTGGAAGAAACGATTTCTTCGGCTTCAGAGAATCCAATAAAGCAATCTTTTGTATTGGTATGGACACTTGCCATACCACTTTCTTTGTCATAGGAGTCTAAATTAAAACCTAACTGCTCCGTATAAAACTTCAATGTGCGCTCGATATTACTGACACTGTACCACAATGTAAATCCAGGTTTGTACAAACAGAAACACCCCTTTAAATTAATTATTTGATACCGAAATTATACCGAGTATATAATAGAGAGTCAATAATTGATTTTTCAAATAATGAGGAAGATGATTAGGAAAGGATAGAGAATGTTGAATCGTTTAATTTACCCTTTAAATGTAAAGCTACCCATTAGGAGAAGTTAACAAGGGTAGCTTCATTCATCACTTATGAGGTTGAAGGGAGGGTTAAGTTAGGGTGTTGTCATTGAATTGAGCAGAGAAACGCTCTTCGATATAGTTTTTTGCCCATTTGCACCAATTCAAGTACATCTCGGAATAACGGATTCCATATTCAACCGTAAAAATTGTTCCGATATGTTGTTTTGTATCGCTTTGTTTAAACTGGTCTTTCCAATGGGTTGTCATCTGTAAAATGGTTTCTTCTCGCTCGATTACCTCAGTTAACAATTGCGTGATCTCTTTAATCGTTAAGACGTGAAAGGCAGACGTTTTAATTAAAAATTCATCTTTAATTTTTGCGGGTTTTAAAGGTTGTCCAATGACCCAATCAACAAGTTCTTTTCTTCCATTATCCGTTAGTGTATAAATTTTTTTATTTGGTGAAGTATCTTGAATGATTAATTCATGTTGAATCAAGTCTTCATTTTCCATTTTATGCAACTCTGTATAGACTTGGCTATGAGTCGAATTCCAGAAATAAATCATTTGTTCTTTAAAAATCCGAACAACATCATATCCCGTTACTGGTTTTTTGGAAATGATGCCTAATAAAGCGTAGCGTAAGCTCATAAAAAACCACTCAATCCTTTGAAATTTGTCCATATGTTGAAATTATAGCACATCATCTTGACGTTACGAACGATAGGTGAGTTAATATAACTATAATAACATATGTTGATTTAGACATATGAAAAGGGGGAGGACAATGTATGACATTCTTTATCAAGTTCATATAGGGACTTGGGCACTATTACTGATTATTATTGTTTTAACGCTATTTTTCAAGAAAATGATCTTAAACATCATCTTTCGTATCATATCGGTCGTTATGCTCGGTTCAGGAATTGGTTTAGCGGTTTATTTATCGTTTCCGTTTGTTTTCATATTGAAATTAGTTATCGCTATTTTATTAATTGGTACAACGGAAATGATGATTAAAAAAGAAAATCCTAGAAAAGCGATTGTTCATCAAATACTAATAGGAGTTATGTTCCTTATCCTTTGTTTAATTGGATTTGGGGTCATTCGGTTTTAATTTATGATAAAAAAGATAGTTAATAAAAAAACGCTGCTTATCCTCGGCTGTATTGTTTTGATCTGTTTATTGTCCTTTTTTGTTTGGACACAATTTACCTATAAGCTAATTGACGATCCAACGATTGTATTGGATGAAGAGGTTCAATTGGAGAACGATTGGCTCGTCTACACGGTTGATGATGCGACAACAGGACTGATTTTGTATCCAGGGGCAAAAGTGTTACCAGAGGCGTATGCCTATTTGGCGCAAGAAGTTTCAAAACAAGGGATCTCCGTTGCGATTCCGACTGTTACATTGAATTTACCAATCGTTGATCAATCGAAGGCAGCTGAATTCATAGAACGCAATGACGAAATGGAATGGTTCATCGGTGGACATTCAATGGGGGGAGCGGCAGCAGCGATGTATGCCGATCAACATTTGGATAAAGTGAATGGACTCATTTTGCTAGGGGCCTATGCGGCAGACAATGATGATCTAAAAAACTCCGATCTACCTGTGCTATCCATAAGTGGGTCAGAAGATGGATTAAGTACTCCTGAAAAAGTCGAAAACATGAGCGATTATTTGCCTAACACAACCGAATTCGTTGAAATTGACGGTGGGAATCATGCGTATTTCGGTGTTTATGGAAGTCAATCAGGGGACAATGAGGCTGAAATCACAGTGGGTGAACAACAATCGATTATCGTAAAAACCATGGTTGACTGGATAAAACAACATCAAACAGGCAGTGAAAAACCATGAGGAAATTAAGGATTTTTTCGATTGTCACTACAGTTGTGGTATTGTTTGTTCTCTTACAAGGATCAATTGTCACGAAGACTGGTTCTGGGCAAGGGTGTGGGACGACCTGGCCTCTCTGCTTTGGAGATGTCATCCCGCTAAACCCTACACTAGAAACAATCATTGAATTTACACATCGTCTTATTTCCAGTGTTGCAGGAATGATGGTGTTGATCTTATCATTTTGGTCTTGGCGTAAACTAAAGGATATAAAAGAAATCAAATTTTTTGCGATTTTAGCTACAGCGGCCATTATCATTCAAGGCTTAATGGGGGCTGGTCAAGTCGTTTATGGTCAACCTCCGTTAATTATGGCCCTTCATTTTGGTTTTTCAGCTATTTCACTTGCGGCTGTTTTTACGATCACGCTTTTCACATTTGAAAAAAAAGAAAGACCTTTAAAAGCGACCGTCGGGAAAGCCTTTTATCGATTCATTGTCGCGATAACAATTTATGCCTATGCGGTTATTTATACTGGAGCATTTGTAAAACATATGGGAGCCGCGACAGTTTGTACAGGCTTTCCAATGTGCAATGGAGAACTTGTTTTGTTTAGCGAAGGAATGATTGTATTTGCCCAGATGTTCCACCGATTATCAGGCATGCTTTTAGCACTTCTCATTGTCGTATTATTCATATGGATTGTTAAAATGTATAGAAGTCAGCGGTTTTTGTGGTGGATCGGATGGTTTTGCTTGTCACTCGTGGTGATTCAATTTTTGAGTGGCATCAGTATGGTTTTAACGTATAATCAACATTTAACAATTGGCATCATTCACGCATTAACGATCTCGATTCTTTTCTCCGTGTTAACTTACACCATTGTTGTGACGAGAAGAAAATAGAAACGAAGTAGGAGCATGACTTCTAGAGTATGTAAGAAAACCGATGTTCTTTAGAACACCGGTTTTTCTTACATTTCACTTTCGTTTTACCACATCGGTTCGCTTGGTAAGGGTACGAACTATTGATCGTTTGTGCCTAATGTCATTCCACCATCTACAACAATTTCAGCCCCTGTACAGTAAGAACTTTCGTCAGATGCGAGAAAGGCAGCAGCTCTAGCAATATCAATCGGTTGTCCGACTCTCCCTAATGGGATGGACTGGTAAAAGGAGTGAGATGTGCGATCATCCTCCAACATTTGCGTTTCAATGCCGCCTGGATGAATCATATTAACCCGGATTCCTTTTGGTCCTAACTCAATTTCGGCTGATTTAGAAAGCGCGACAACTGCGGCTTTTGTTGACGCATACGCGGAGGAATACCGTATCGGCGCAAAAGAAGAGACTGACACATTGTTAATAATGGAGCCTTTTTGTTGCTTTTCCATTTGTGGAACAACCGCTTTTATTCCTTGAAAAACATTAAGTTGATTCACATTTATTTGTTGTTGATACTCTTCGATCGTCGTATCCATTAACGAATTGCGAATCAACACGCCAGCGTTGTTCATTAATACATCCAATTGATTGTATTTCGCTACAAGCGATTGTACGGCTAGTTCCCACTCTCTTTCTTGCGTTACATCTAGCTTTACTGGTAGCGCATGATCCTCTCCGATTTCTAACGCCACTTGTTTAGCTTCTTCCAAGCTTCGTGCTCCGATTGCGATTTTCGCTCCAAGATGCGAGGTGTTTGGCAATTCCTTTTCCTTGGCCACGATTGGCTCCTGTAATTAAAATAACGTGATTCGTTAAGTCAGGCATAATGACTCCTTTGTTTTTGTCTCATTTGTGTTAAATTGGCAATAAAATCATACGTGTTTTTAATAAGTAGATGTCTCTAATTACACATAAAAGTACTCTTACTTATACATCATAACGGAAAACATACGTAGAGGAGTGACTGAATGAATCAGGCAGTTTTTTTAGATCGTGATGGTGTGATAAATGAAGTACAAACAAAACGAGTAACGTTTGTGAACAAACCTTCTGATCTTTATTTACTTGATGGTGTGAAAGAAGCGGTTCGGCTTATGAACGCTGCCGGATTTTTAGTCTTTATCGTCACAAATCAAGGCGGAGTTGGACTTGGTTACATGAAGGAGAGCATGTTGGTATCGATTCACAAGAAGATGGTCGAACAGTTCGCCTCAAGTGGCGCAACCATTGATGGGGTTGCGTATTGCCCTCATAAACCACACGAAGGGTGTCCTTGTCGAAAACCGGAAGCACAGATGATCCAAGAATTAGCCGAGAAACATGGCATTGACTTACGTACAAGCATCATGGTTGGAGACCGTGAGCCGGACATACAAGCAGGAAAGAAGGCAGGTTGTCAAACCGTGCTAGTAAACGCCCGAGGTGAGGACGATTTTGGGGCAGACGCAGTCTTTTCAACCTTACTTGAAGCCGTTCCGTGGATTTTAAAAAAACGTAAGTGAGAAATTGTAGTGAAAATGCGTGGAAAACAGGTAGGATGCATAATGAGATGGCTGATCATACACACTATAAATAAAAAAAGTAAGGAGCTATTATGATATACGATATGTCTTATGGCGAGGATTATAAGTCTCTCCCATTGTCTTCCATTGGTGATGGAGTGACAATCCGAATAAGCCAGGATGTTTTCTCTTATACAAACAAGTTTGTCAACGTTGTCTTTATTGGAGATCCGAAACAAAGTGAGTACATTGTTATTGACGCAGGTGTACCAGGAGGATCAACTGATATTGTCCAGGCAGCAGAAGCGATTTACGGACATAAAAATCCGAAAGCAATCGTCTTAACACATGGCCATTTTGATCATGTTGGGTCCATCATTGAATTGATTGATCGCTGGCAAGTCGACGTTTATGCACATTCATTCGAAATTCCCTATCTTATTGGAGAAAAAGATTATCCACAACCAGATCCATCCGTAGAGGGTGGATTGCTAGCAAAGATTTCTTCGCTCTTTCCGAATGAATCCATACAAATTCAAGGTCATGTTTTTCCATTAAATGAGGATGGAACCATTCCGTTTGTTCATGATTTTAAATGGATTCATACGCCTGGCCATTCACCTGGTCATATTTCGCTTTTTCGTGAGCGGGATAAATGTTTAATTGTCGGGGATGCGTTTACTACAGTTAGGCAAGACAAACTATATGATACGCTTATTCAGAAAGAAGAAATAAGTGGGCCGCCAAGGTATTTTACAACGGATTGGGACCAAGCACTTCGATCCATCATTGAGCTGCAAAAACTCGATCCAGACGTGGCAATAACCGGACATGGGGTACCCATCTCCGGTGAATATTTGAAGAAAAACCTAGACAAATTAGTGGAGAATTTTAATGAAGTATATAAACCTGACTATGGCAAATTTATAAATGAGTAACAGGTAGAAAAAAGTAGACATTCGTCTGCTTTTTTGTTTGCAGAGAGATGAGTGCTACGGCTAAATAACATGTTTTTGTATGATCGTTAGGGTGTGCGATAATAAAGAGAAAAGAGGTGCCGCGCATGAACGGTGTTGTTACGACAGACCTTATCTTTATGCAAGTTCAAGAAGAAGAGTTAATGCAAGAAGAAATTAGGACGATTGATCGGTATATAGTAAAAAGCGATTAAACTATTTAATCGCTTTTTTTTTTATGTTTATTTTTTGCTTAAGTGATTACGAGTTTACGAGCATATCCCTAAATGTATACATAAAGGATTCAATCGGACCAAAAAAGTAAGTACCATTGTCGTGTGTGAGTGAAAAGACAATTAATACTGTCGAACACATAGTGCTAAGTAAGGCAAGAGGCTTGCTTGTAGAAATGATACCCTCTGTTCTTTTTTATTTGATGGTTTTTATTCATAAATTAGCGATGTTAAAGAGTAGGTAAACAGCACCGCTAAAACTAACGGGTTATAAGGGGCAGCGTCAGGAAAATGCGGATTTACAACGCTAAGCGCATTTTCCTGACGCTGCCCCTTTCCTGACTTTGCATCCCGATAAATAATCTCGCAGCCGTATTCTTCTAACTCTTTAATCTGACGAGCAATATTTTGACCCTCTGTACTTACTCTGGCGTAACCTATGTATGCCATTATCGTTCCTCGTTTCAAATGTCGAATTAATGAACAACCCTAAATGAACATTTTAACCCTATATAAAATGCAACATTTTATGTGTACTCTTAGGATATACTTAAAATGAACAAACGTAAACCTCTTTATATGTCATAAAGAGGTTTATAATATATTTATTCAAAAAATCAGTATATCAATTTTGTTACTTTTGATTGTTATGTAAAAAACAAACGGCTGCAAAGAAAATCGGAGGAAAAGCTATATTATCAGTTTGAATCTCTATTTCAAACATAGGTTTTGCAAAATTTAAATTCCTCTTCCCTTTAGCTATTAGTTCACGCTCACCGGTATTTTTAAATATCTTTACTTCCCTTAAAGATGTCAATTCAGTCTTAACTTCAAATTCTCCTTGATTCGATTTAATTAGTAACATTCTACCTACAGGTTTCTCTTTTACTTCTCCAATTTCAGAACCATTCTCTTTTATCACCCACTCTGTGTTAGTCACAAAAGCCTTTACCTGATTTCTTAATATAAATTCATAATTCTTCTCTTCAGAGCTTGCCTTAACATTAGAAACAAAAGTAGATGATACGTGCCGCCCTATTTCCTCCAAAATCTTATTATTGTTAAATCGATTTAATGTACCGATGGATTCATCGTCTTGATTATTGACCCTTATTTCCTCAATGTTTGCATTATATTTGGGAAGCTCAAAGTTAATTTGCATGGCAATCCCTCCTGTTTTTATTCAATGATGTTAATGAAAAGGCTATTTTTGAATTGAATTCTAAATACTATGGAAAAGGACAATGAAATCCATATTTCATTGTCCTTTTAGTAAGATAGGCTTTCATCACAATCTGTTTATTATTTTTTGATATTTTATTAATACGATGAAATCACATTTTTTTAGGTTATCTAGATTCAATTAAACCATTGTATTATGTGTAGGAAAAGAATCACTACCACCATACTGAGAAACTGTTTTTGCACTGATTTCGGATGCAAAAATAGCGGCCTCTTCATAGCTCTTTCCTTCATTAAGAGAAAAGACCAATGCTCCAATATATGAATCACCTGCGCCAGTTGCATCAACGGCTGTTACTTTTTTGGCTGGAACATGAATAACGGAGGTTCCTTGCGCTACAATTGCGCCTTTTTCTCCTAGTGTTAAAATGACTGCCTTTTGAACACGTTTCAGTAAGTTTGAAGCCGCTACTTTTGCTTCATCAATTGAATCTACAGAGGCATTCTCCATATAAGCCGCTTCCGTTTCATTTACAACAAGAATGTCTACCTTCTTTAAGGAATCTTCTTTTATGGATCGTGCGGGTGCATTGTTTAATACAATTTGACAGTTGGATGACTCGGCAATATCTATCACATATTCTACAACATGATCAGGAACTTCTTGTTGAAGCAATAGAAATTCGCAGTTTTGAATAAAGTTCTTTTGTTCATCAATGTCTGACTCGGTGAGTAAATGGTTAGCTCCCTTAAGTAAGGTACTATAATAATCTCCGTCTGGTAGAAGGTGAACAACGCCTAGCCCGGTCGTTCCTTGTCGTTTGACACCCTCATCATTAATTCCTACTGCTCTTAATGTTCCAAGAAGCGCCTCTCCAAATCGGTCTTCGCCAACTTTTCCTATCATGGCTGTAGATAAGCCTAATTTGGCACATTGTACAGCTTGGTTGGCGCCTTTTCCTCCTGGACCTTGAATTAAATCATCTGCTGTATATGTTTCACCCTTGTAAGGCAGACGATCTTGTTTTAAGACTAAATCATAATTTAAACTACCCACGACAACTACTTGTGGAAATTCCATACGTACCCTCCATTAGCGATAATCCTTAACCGATTCACTGGTGACCATTAGTTTTTGATACGAGGCACCTGAGTTATTTAAGGCAAGGCTTGTATAAAGTGCATCTAGAATACTAAGTTGCACAATTCGTGCTGCTGCGTTTTCTCCGGTTATAGGTGTATTCTTCGCCGTGGAAACAAGATTAACGCTTGCAAATTCAGTGATTGGACTATTCATATAATTAGTCAAACTGATTGTATGAGCCCCTCTGGACGTAGCTATCTCCATAATCCGAAGAATATTTTTGGTTCTTCCTGAATGTGAAATACCTAAAACAATATCGCCACTATTAATTAAAGAGGTGAACATCAATTGCATATGAGTGTCCTTGTACACGTGCGCGAATATCCCGATCTTTAACAATTTATGTTGAAAGTCTTCACATAAGATACCTGAACCACCACTACCAACCAGAATAATCTTTTGATTCGGTTGCTTATTTCGGAAAATCGTAGCAGCTTGGTCAAATGCTGTGTGGTCTACAATTCCAAGTGTATCTTGAATGGCTAAGATGGCATTAAGCATGACTTTCTCTAGAATCACTTCATTTGAATCCTCGGAATCAAAATCGGCATTAATATCTTCATCTTCACCAGAGTAATCATCGTTAGCAAGATAAGACTGTATAGCTTTTTTTAATTGCAGAAAGCCTTGACATTTTAATTTCTTACATACCTTTGTAATGGTTGCTTCACTGACCTGAAGATGAGAAGCGACCTCTCCGATTGTACTTTGCGCCAATTCTTGATAGTTGTTACTAATAAAATGAGTGACCCTTCTTTCTTTTTTTCCTAAAGAAGGCGAGATGCTTCTTGCAAATAAAATTAGCTCTTTACCTGAAGCGTTTACATTCATATGTGCGAGAGTCCTTTCGATTTACGATGTTGTGGACATCATAGCACGTATTAGAAAAAAGGAAAAGTGTATTTTATTTCTAAATATACAAAAGTAAAATATTGAGTGTTATTACAAGGGCAATAAAATATTTTCGGTATCTTTTT
This window encodes:
- a CDS encoding alpha/beta fold hydrolase, which codes for MIKKIVNKKTLLILGCIVLICLLSFFVWTQFTYKLIDDPTIVLDEEVQLENDWLVYTVDDATTGLILYPGAKVLPEAYAYLAQEVSKQGISVAIPTVTLNLPIVDQSKAAEFIERNDEMEWFIGGHSMGGAAAAMYADQHLDKVNGLILLGAYAADNDDLKNSDLPVLSISGSEDGLSTPEKVENMSDYLPNTTEFVEIDGGNHAYFGVYGSQSGDNEAEITVGEQQSIIVKTMVDWIKQHQTGSEKP
- a CDS encoding COX15/CtaA family protein, which codes for MRKLRIFSIVTTVVVLFVLLQGSIVTKTGSGQGCGTTWPLCFGDVIPLNPTLETIIEFTHRLISSVAGMMVLILSFWSWRKLKDIKEIKFFAILATAAIIIQGLMGAGQVVYGQPPLIMALHFGFSAISLAAVFTITLFTFEKKERPLKATVGKAFYRFIVAITIYAYAVIYTGAFVKHMGAATVCTGFPMCNGELVLFSEGMIVFAQMFHRLSGMLLALLIVVLFIWIVKMYRSQRFLWWIGWFCLSLVVIQFLSGISMVLTYNQHLTIGIIHALTISILFSVLTYTIVVTRRK
- a CDS encoding SDR family NAD(P)-dependent oxidoreductase, producing MAKEKELPNTSHLGAKIAIGARSLEEAKQVALEIGEDHALPVKLDVTQEREWELAVQSLVAKYNQLDVLMNNAGVLIRNSLMDTTIEEYQQQINVNQLNVFQGIKAVVPQMEKQQKGSIINNVSVSSFAPIRYSSAYASTKAAVVALSKSAEIELGPKGIRVNMIHPGGIETQMLEDDRTSHSFYQSIPLGRVGQPIDIARAAAFLASDESSYCTGAEIVVDGGMTLGTNDQ
- a CDS encoding D-glycero-alpha-D-manno-heptose-1,7-bisphosphate 7-phosphatase; this encodes MNQAVFLDRDGVINEVQTKRVTFVNKPSDLYLLDGVKEAVRLMNAAGFLVFIVTNQGGVGLGYMKESMLVSIHKKMVEQFASSGATIDGVAYCPHKPHEGCPCRKPEAQMIQELAEKHGIDLRTSIMVGDREPDIQAGKKAGCQTVLVNARGEDDFGADAVFSTLLEAVPWILKKRK
- a CDS encoding MBL fold metallo-hydrolase, which encodes MIYDMSYGEDYKSLPLSSIGDGVTIRISQDVFSYTNKFVNVVFIGDPKQSEYIVIDAGVPGGSTDIVQAAEAIYGHKNPKAIVLTHGHFDHVGSIIELIDRWQVDVYAHSFEIPYLIGEKDYPQPDPSVEGGLLAKISSLFPNESIQIQGHVFPLNEDGTIPFVHDFKWIHTPGHSPGHISLFRERDKCLIVGDAFTTVRQDKLYDTLIQKEEISGPPRYFTTDWDQALRSIIELQKLDPDVAITGHGVPISGEYLKKNLDKLVENFNEVYKPDYGKFINE
- a CDS encoding recombinase family protein, which translates into the protein MAYIGYARVSTEGQNIARQIKELEEYGCEIIYRDAKSGKGQRQENALSVVNPHFPDAAPYNPLVLAVLFTYSLTSLIYE
- a CDS encoding tubby C-terminal domain-like protein → MQINFELPKYNANIEEIRVNNQDDESIGTLNRFNNNKILEEIGRHVSSTFVSNVKASSEEKNYEFILRNQVKAFVTNTEWVIKENGSEIGEVKEKPVGRMLLIKSNQGEFEVKTELTSLREVKIFKNTGERELIAKGKRNLNFAKPMFEIEIQTDNIAFPPIFFAAVCFLHNNQK
- a CDS encoding ribokinase, yielding MEFPQVVVVGSLNYDLVLKQDRLPYKGETYTADDLIQGPGGKGANQAVQCAKLGLSTAMIGKVGEDRFGEALLGTLRAVGINDEGVKRQGTTGLGVVHLLPDGDYYSTLLKGANHLLTESDIDEQKNFIQNCEFLLLQQEVPDHVVEYVIDIAESSNCQIVLNNAPARSIKEDSLKKVDILVVNETEAAYMENASVDSIDEAKVAASNLLKRVQKAVILTLGEKGAIVAQGTSVIHVPAKKVTAVDATGAGDSYIGALVFSLNEGKSYEEAAIFASEISAKTVSQYGGSDSFPTHNTMV